A stretch of DNA from Streptomyces sp. NBC_01197:
GTTGAGCTTCTCGTCGGTGGTGGTCGTGCTCATGAGCTGCTGCCTTCCGGGTTCGGTGAATCGCCACGTACGGCCTGGCGGAACGTGCTGAACCTGGCGGCGGATGTCGTGGAGGAGGTCGGGTCGACGGGCTTGGACGATCCGGGGATCGTGCCGTCCGGATGCGCCGCTGCCATGGTCTGGCCGCGCCGCCGCTGGGGCAGGCCGCTCGCGCCCAACTCCGGGGTGGAGTGGTCGGGTTCGGGCTCCGGACTGGCGGTGGTGGTATCGGGCTCGGATGCGGATGCCGGGGCGGGCGCGGGTGTGCGCGTGGGCAGCGGGGCCGGTGCGGGTGTGCGCACGGGCAGCGGCCCCGGTGCGGCCTCGGCGGTCCGCGGGGTTCCGGCGGCCTGTGCGGCCTCGGCGGTCCGCCGGGTGAGCAGTGCCTCGGTGGCCGAAGGGGACAGCGCGGCCGCCGGCCGGGTGTGCTGTGCCGGGGTGGCCAGGGGTGCCGGGACGGACGGCCGGGGGGTGCGGGTGATCAGCTCGTGCGGGAGCAGCACCAGGACACCGGTGCCGCCGCGTGCCGACGGGCGGAAGGACACGGTCAGTCCGTGCTTACGGGCCAGCCGCCCGACCACCGCGAGACCGAGCCTGGTCCCGGAGAGACCGGCGAGGTCGGTCTGCTGGGTGGTCTCCGCCGTGACGGCCCGTTCGGCGCGGCGCAGCTGGACGTCGCTCATGACCAGGCCGCTGTCCTCGATGGTGACGATCACACCGGCCGGGACCTCCTCGACGTACACATGCACTTCGGCGGTGGGCGGCGAGAAGTTCGCCGCGTTGTCGAGGAGTTCGGCGAGCGCGTGCATGATGCCCTCGGCCGCGTGGCCCGCGATGGCGATCTCGCTGGTGGAGTGGAGGCGTACCCGCTGGTATCCCGCGATCCGGCCCATCGCGCCGCGCAGGATCGACTCCATGACGATCGGCTTCGCCCAGCGACGCCCGGAGCGCGCACCGGCCAGTACGGCGATGGAGTCGGCCAGCCGGCCCGCCTGGGCCGTGCGGTGGTCGAGGTGCAGGAGATCGGTGAGTACGTCCTCGTCGGTGTGCCGGTGCTCCATCTCGCGCAGGTCGGCGAGCATCCCGGTGGCCAGGGCCTGCATCCGGCCGGCGGCGTTGGAGGCCGCCGACAGGGCGGCGGAGCGCGCGGACTCGGCGCGGCTGATCCGGGCGTTCAGCTGGGCGGTCCTCGCGTTGTACTCGCCGGTGAGCCCGGCGGCGGTGGCTTCACGCTGCCCGATCAGCTCTGCTTCTCTCGCCTCGTGGGTGGCGGTGAGCTGGGTGATCCGGGCCTCGTACTCGGCGGTGAGGCGGGCGGTCCGCGCGCCGAACTGCGAGTTCTCCCCCGTGAGTTGATCGATCCGGGCGCGGAGGGCCCGCGACGTTCTGCCGGCGTACGTCACCGCGTGGACGGTGGTGGCGACAGCGGCACTGAACAGCACGGCTGCCCCGGCCGAGCACCAGGCGAGTGGGGTGCGTATGTGGTCGGGGGCTGCGGCCACCGCCCATACGCACAGCAGGCCCGAAGCGATCACGGAGATCAGCAGAGCCAGCGCGGTCGGGCGGAGCGGGGGGCGCTCTGTCATCTGGCGGAGTCCTCATGGACGGATAGGTCAGAAGGGGTGAGAGTGGGGTAAAGCGGTCATGAATTGGCTAAAGGGACATGGGTATTCCTGCGTAACACCTGTCAACTATATGAGGGTTGGTGATCGGTTTGGGAAGTTGCAGGTGCGGAAATTGTTGACTCAGATACACACTGTGCACAGGGGCATGCTGGAACCATGGGCGAGCACCGGGACGGGCGACAGGACGGCAGGGCCGACGGCCTGAGCAGCAGCGAACTGGAACGCGCGCTGCGCCGCCAGGGCGTACGCGGGGACATCGAATTCGGGGTCACCGCCCGCTCCCTGGTGACCATGGACGCCTCCAACTACCGCCGCGTTCCGCTGGGTGTCGTAGCCCCGCGCGACGCCGACGACGTGTCAGCCGTGCTCGACGTCTGCCGCGCCCATGGGGCGCCCGTGGTGCCGCGCGGCGGAGGTACGTCCATCGCGGGCCAGGCCACCGGCACCGGCGTCGTCCTCGACTTCACCCGGCACATGCGCGCGATCGTCTCGCTGGACGCACAGGCCAGGACCGCCGTGGTCCAGCCCGGGGTGATCCTCGACGAGCTGCGGGCGGCGGCGGGCGCGTACGGCCTGACCTTCGGCCCCGACCCGTCCACGCACGGCCGCTGCACGCTCGGCGGGATGATCGGCAACAACGCCTGCGGCTCGCACTCGGTCGCCTGGGGCACCACGGCCGCCAACGTCACCGCCCTGACCACCGCCGCCTACCAGGGCGGCACCCACCGGCTCGGCCAGGGCTGGCAGGGCGCGCCGCCGGGCCTGCGCGAACTCGTCGGATCGCATCTGGCGCTGCTGCGCACCGGCTACCCGGCCGGTCTGCCACGCCGGATCTCCGGGTACGCGATCGACGCCCTGCTGCCCGAGAACGGCACCGACCTGGCCCGCGCCTTCTGCGGCAGCGAGGGCACTCTCGGTGTGCTGACCGAGGCGACCGTACGGCTGGTGGACGCGCCCCGCGCACGGGCGCTCGCCCTCCTCGGCTACGCCCACGAGGGCGACGCGGCCGACGCGGCGGCCGGGCTGCTCCCGCACCACCCGCTGACCGTCGAGGGCATGGCCGCCGACCTGGTGCGCGAGCCCGCCGGGCTGCCGCGCGGCGGTGCCTGGCTCTTCGCCGAGACGGGCGGCGCCGACCGGGCCGAGGCCCGCGCCCGGGCCGGCGAGATCGCGCGGGCGGCCGGCGCACTGGACGCCCTGGTCATCGACGACCCGGCGGCCCAGCGTGTGCTGTGGCGCATCCGCGAGGACGCGAGCGGCACCGCGACCCGCTCGATGGACGGCTCGGAGGCCTGGCCCGGCTGGGAGGACTGCGCGGTGCCGCCGGCCCGGCTCGGCGCGTATCTGCGGGAGTTCCGGGTCCTGCTCGCCGAGCACGGGCTGCGGGGCACGCCGTACGGCCACTTCGGGGACGGCTGTATCCACGTACGGATCGACTTCGACCTGCTCACCCCGGGCGGCGTCGCCCGCTTCCGTACCTTCTCCGAGGAACTGGCCGCGCTAGTCGTCGCGCACGGCGGCTCGCTCTCCGGCGAACACGGCGACGGGCAGGCCCGCGCCGAACTGCTGCCGAAGATGTACGGGAACGAACTCGTGTCCCTCTTCGGGCAGTTCAAGGACGTCTGGGACCCCGCGGGCGGGATGAACCCGGGGGTGCTCGCCAGGCCGCACCGGCTGGACGAGAACCTCCGCTTCGCGGTACTGCCGCCGAAGCCGGTGGACGTGGAGTTCGGCTACCCGCACGACAAGGGGGACTTCTCCGCCGCCGTACGCCGCTGTGTGGGCGTCGCCAAGTGCCGTACGGAGACGCCGTCCGGGGCCGACGTCATGTGCCCGTCGTTCCGCGCCACCGGCGACGAGCAGCACTCCACGCGCGGGCGCGCCCGGCTGCTGCACGAGATGCTGGCGGGCGAGGTCGTCACGGACGGCTGGCGCTCGGAAGAGGTGCGCGAAGCCCTCGACCTCTGCCTCTCCTGCAAGGGCTGCCGCAGTGACTGCCCGGTCGGCGTCGACATGGCCACGTACAAGGCGGAGTTCCTGTACCACCACTACTCGGGCCGCCGCAGGCCCGCCGCGCACTACGCGATGGGCCGGCTGCCCCGCTGGCTGCGAGCGGCCGCGCCGTACGCCCGCGCGGTGAACGCGCTGGCAGGGGTGGGCCCGCTGGCCTCCCTCGCCAAGCGCCTCGGCGGGATCGCCCCCGAGCGGACCATCCCGGCGCTCGCACCGCAGACGTTCCGGCGGTGGTTCGGCACCCGGGTGCAGCCGCCCGCGCGGGTCGTCCTGTGGCCCGACACCTTCACCGACCATCTGTCCCCGCAGGTGGGGCGGGCGGCGGTGCGGGTCCTGGAGTCGGCGGGGCTCGGTATCGCGCTGCCGCCGGACGGGGTGTGCTGCGCGCTGACCTATGTCACGACCGGGCAGCTGGACCAGGCCCGTACGGTGCTGCGCCGCACACTCGACCGGGTGGAGCCGCTGCTCGAAGCGGACCTGCCCGTCGTCGTACTGGAACCGAGCTGCGCCGCGGCGCTCAGGACCGACCTGCCGGAGTTGCTCGGCGACGACCCGCGCGCGCACCGGCTGGCCGCGTCGGTACGGACCTTCGCACAGGCCCTGGAGGAGGAGGCCCCGCAGTGGCGGCCCCCGGTGCTGAACCGCGAGGTGGCGGGCCAGACCCACTGCCACCAGCACGCGGTCCTCGGCGACGCGGCCGAACGCAGGCTGCGCGACAAGGCCGGCCTGACGGGCGAACTGAGCGGCGGCTGCTGCGGTCTCGCCGGCAACTTCGGCTTCGAACGCGGCCACGGTCACTACGAGGTGTCGGTCGCCTGCGCCGACGAGCAGCTGCTGCCTTCGGTACGGGCGGCGGGCCCCGGCACGGAGATCCTGGCGGACGGCTTCTCGTGCCGCACGCAGCTGGAACAACTGGCCGGGCTGGGCGGACGGCCGGGACGGCACTTGGCGGAGGTACTGGCCGAGGCGCTGGGGGAGGGGCCGGCACAGGGACCGTACGCGGCGGGGGCCCCCGCGGCGGGGGAGGAGCGGGCGGACGGAAGCGGCCAGGAACCGTAAGAGGGAGCTACCGCTCCGGGCCCTTACTGTGGACGTCATGGATCCGATCGCCCCTGCCGACGCCAAGGCCCTCGACGCGGCGCTGACCGACCCCTCCGCCACGACGAACGCCGTCCCGGTCACCGCCGGCGGCTTCGGTGGGCCCCGAGCCGACGGCGCCACCGGGCTGCGCGGTCGGCTGGGGCCGCTCGGTCTGGTGCTGGCCGGCGGGATATCGGTGCAGTTCGGGGCGGCCGTGGCCGTCTGGCTGATGCCCAGGGCGGGGGCGCTCGGCGTCGTCTCGCTGCGGCTCACCGTCGCCGCGATCGTGATGCTCATCGTGTGCCGGCCCCGGGTGCGCGGGCTGTCGCGGACGGACTGGGGCACGGTCCTGGTCTTCGGGATCGCGATGGCCGGAATGAACGGCCTCTTCTACCAGGCGGCCGACCGCATCCCGCTGGGCGCGGCCGTGACCCTGGAGGTGCTGGGCCCGCTCGCCCTCTCGGTGATCGCCTCACGCAGGCTGGTGAACCTGCTGTGGGCCGGGCTCGCCCTCTGCGGAGTGGTGCTGCTGAGCGGCGGCGGCTTCGGCGGTCTGAACCTGGTCGGTGTGGCGTTCGCGCTCGCGGCGGGCGGGATGTGGGCCGCGTACATCATCTTCAGCGCCCGCACCGGCGCCCGCTTCCCACGCGCGGACGGACTGGCCCTGGCAATGACGGTGGGCGCCCTGCTGATGCTGCCGCTGGGCATCGCGGACGCGGGCTCGAAGCTGCTCGTCCCGAGCACGCTGGGTCTGGGCGCGGCGGTGGCGGTGCTGTCGTCCGTTCTCCCGTACACCCTTGAACTGCTCGCCCTGCGCCGGCTCCCCGCGTCGACCTTCGCAGTCCTGATGAGCCTGGAACCGGCCATCGCGGCGACGACCGGCTTCCTCGTCCTGCACCAGGCGCTGTCCGGAGTGGACGCGCTGGCGATCGCGCTGGTGATCGTGGCGAGCATGGGGGCGGTACGGACACAGATCACGGGGAAGTGACGCGGGGGCGGCTCGGGCGGTGACGGGGGTCAGCCGGTGAGGGCGGTCATCCGGTGCCGGGGCATCCGGTGGCCGGGCGCCATTCGCGCGGGTCATCCGGTGGCCGGGTCCCGGGGAAGCTTCCGGAAGAAGGTACTGATGTCGTCCACCAGAGGGCCCGGCTGTTCCATCGCGGCGAAGTGGCCGCCCCTGTCGTGCTCCGTCCACTGCACGATGTTGTTCGTCCGCTCCGCGATGTGCCGCAGCGGTACGAAGTTCTCCTGCGGGAAGTCGGCCAGCGCGGTGGGCGTGGTCGACGGCTCGGGCGGGGCGCCCCAGTAGTCGGCGTGCGCCCGCTCGTAGTAGATACGGGCCGACGAACCGGCGGTGCCGGTCAGCCAGTAGAGCATCACGTTGGTGAGCAGCTGGTCGCGGTCGACGGCGTCCTCAGGGCGGTCCCGGGAGTCGGTCCACTCCTTGAACTTCTCCGCGATCCAGGCCAGTTGGCCCACCGGTGAGTCGGTCAGCCCGTACGCGAGCGTCTGCGGCCGGGTGGACTGGATGTCGGCGTACCCCTGCCGGTCGCGCGCCCATCGCCGGTTGCGTTCCCAGGACGCCAGGGTGCGGGCGCGTTCCGCCGGGCTCAGCGGGGCCAGCTCGTCGTCGGTGGGCTCTTCCGCCGCGGCCGAGCCCGGCAGCAGGTTGAGATGGACGCCGATGACCCGGTCCGGCTGGATGCGGCCCAGCTCACGGGAGATGGCCGCACCCCAGTCGCCGCCCTGGGCGCCGAACCTCTGGTAGCCGAGGCGCTCCATGAGTTCGGCGAAGGCGGCGGCCACCCGGCGGTACTCCCAGCCCGGCTCGGCGGTCGGCCCCGAAAGACCGAACCCGGGAATGCTCGGCAGGACCAGGTGGAACGCGTCGGCGGGGTCGCCGCCGTGCGCCCGTGGGTCGGTCAGGGGGCCGGCGACCCGGGCGAACTCCACGATCGACCCGGGCCAGCCGTGCGTCATGATCAGCGCAGTCGCGTCCGGTTCCGGCGACCGGATGTGGGCGAAGTGGATGTTGGTGCCGTCGATGGTGGTGGTGAACTGCGGCCACGCGTTCAACTCGGCTTCCGCTGCCCGCCAGTCGTACTCGTGCCGCCAGTAGTCCGCGAGCTCCCGCAGATAGTCGCGCGGAATGCCGTAGGACCAGCCCACGCCGGGCAGCTCGTCGGGCCACCGAGTGCGGTCCAGGCGCTCGTGGAGATCATCGAGCTCGCCCTGCGGGACGCTGACGCGGAATGCCCGGAGGCTGTCGGTGGTGATCGTCATGCCGCTGGATGCTAGTGCGCCACCTCGCTCGGCGGCCGCCCCGGTCTGGGCGGGCCCGCGAAACACTGAGCGATGGCCAGCCACTGCTCGGCGACCTCGCCTCGGCAGTTCACGGAGGTGTCGAGGCGGTGCCGGCGTCGGGTGACCACCAGGGCGAAGTCAAGCGCGTCGCCGGTGACGAAGGCGTCGGCGCCTTCCGGCCCGCGGGCCCATGACCGGCCGCTGGGCAGGCGCAGCTCGACGCGCGGTGGGGACGGCGGCACGGGCAGGCCGCGGTTGGCGAAACTGAAGGCGAAGGTGGTGAAACCGAGGTGACAGACGTGCCGGACCCGGTCCGTGGGCCGGCGGACGATCCTCAGGGCGTCGGCGAAATCCTGGCCGTGCGCCCAGTACTCCATGAGGCGAGCCGTAGCCAGCGTCGCCGGGCTCATCGGCGGCCCGAACCAGGGAACCCGCTGCTCCCGACGCGAGGACCTGAAAGCCGTCAGCAGCGCCACGAAGGCGTCAGCCCATTCCTGTTGCAGTCGCTCCGCCGGAAGGTCCCGGCGGGCTGCGATGTGGTGCTCGATGAGCTCGGCCAGACCCACGTCCGTCGCTGGGCGGGCGCGCAGGAATTCAGCGGGAGCATCCACCGCCTCCCTGGCCAGGAGGTCGCAACCGATCAAGTGCGACAAGCTGGCTCCAACGTCCCAGCCAACGGCCGGAGTCGGCCGGCCCAGGTCCGTCCCTGAGGGGACGAGTGCCCGCAACGAGCCGTACTCCGCCGCGAGATCGTCGAGCAGCTCGTGCGGAACTCCGTAGTCCATGGTGATGACCCTTCTCCGGTCACGGTCCGAGGCAGCCCTGCTCCGAAGTCGCCCCTGCGGCTGCGCGGCGCTCGCCGATCAGGCGGCGAGCCGGTCGTAGCGGCTCCGGAAGAACAGCAGGGGCGACGCCGTGTCGTCGGCGTCGAGGTCGTTGACGCGTCCGATGACGATGTGGTGGTCACCGGCGTCGTGTACGGCTTCGATCGTGCAGTCGATCCAGGCGACCGCGCCGTCGATGACCGGGTCACCGTGCGCCCCGGGCCGCCAGTGCACCTCGGCGAATTTGTCGCCTCCCGACACCGACAGCGCACGGCAGACCCGCTCCTGGTCGGCGGCGAGAACGTTCACGCAGAAGGTGCCGCGCTCCGCGATGACCGGGAACGTCGACGACGCCTTGCCGGGCAGGAACGCCACCAGTGGGGGCGCGAGGGAGACCGAGGTGAACGAGGCGACGGCCATGCCCACCGGCCTGCCCTGCGGGTCGCGCGAAGTGATGGCGGTGACGCCACTGGGGAAGTGTCCGAGGACGGCTCGAAAGCGCGCGGTGTCGGGGGCCGGATCCCGGGAGGCTGTTGTAAGCATGCTTATACACTAGAAGCATGCTTACAAAAATGCAAGCTTCCTGATGCTCTGGTCCGGCAGGTCGTATGCTGCACGGGTGACAAGCGCTCTGCCTTACATCAACCCGTTCGACGACGGTCGCTCGCCGACCGGGGCCGTCGCCGGCATGGACGAGGCGTCCTCGATGATCGATGCCGCCTTCCGGTTCGAGCGGGCGGTCACCAGGATCGGGAACACGCGACTGCGGCCGTGGAAGATGACGCTGTCCAGCTACACCGCCCTGCGTATCCTGGCCAACCAGCCTCATCTCAGCCTCGCTCAGCTCTCACGCCGCTGTCACGCGCGGCCGCAGACCATGACACGGATGGTCACCCAACTGGTGAACCGGGGCTTCGTCGCCCGCGACGCGCATCCGGAAAGTGAACGGGCGATCTCGCTGCAGGTCACCGACGTGGGCCTGGCCGCTCTGGACGAGATGAACAACGAGGTCCTCAAGATCAGCGAAACGCTGAACGCCACGCTGGGGCAGGAGGACATCGTCACCACCGACGGCCGCCTGCGACAGGCCGCGCTCGTGGTGGAGAACGAACTCCGGGACATGGGCCGCGCCGAGGAGTAGTCACGCGGGCGACCCCTCAGGAGCTCTTGCAATATCACCGTCGCATCGGCGACCGCGGACGAGGTCATCGGTTGATCCCGCCTGGCTGCCCACCCGATCTGCGGGCGGGCGGCCAGGCGAGGGCGGGCCGGACCGGCGAGCTCCACCGCGCCCGTCCCCGTCCGGCCTGCTCCGGCCTCCTCAGGCCGGACGAGGAGCAGCCTTGGATTCCTCCGCGGCGGTGGCTCCGGCCGCGCGGCCGAACACCGCGGCGCGCATGAGGGCGGCGCCACCGGGATAGTCGCCGTAGAACAGGCCACCCACAGCCTCGCCGGCCGCGTACAGGCCGGGCACCGGTGCCCCGTCCGCTCCGAGCGCCCGGCCGTCCGGGTCGATCCGGACGCCGCCGAAGGTGAAGGTGAGCCCCGCGACGGCGCGGTAGGCGACGAAGGGTGGCCGTTCGAGGGGCAAGGCCCAGCGGGACTTGGGCGGTGTGATGCCGGCCGTGCCGCGACCCTCCGTCGTGCCGTCACCGGACAGGCAGGCGTTGTTGAACGTCTCAAGCGTGTGCGCCAGCCTGTCGGCGGGCACCCCGATCCGCTCGGCGAGCTCCGGGACACTGTTCGCGACAACAGGCACCGCGGCGCCGGCGAACTCGTCGGCCACCCGGGCCGCCGTGCGCTGGTCGA
This window harbors:
- a CDS encoding epoxide hydrolase family protein translates to MTITTDSLRAFRVSVPQGELDDLHERLDRTRWPDELPGVGWSYGIPRDYLRELADYWRHEYDWRAAEAELNAWPQFTTTIDGTNIHFAHIRSPEPDATALIMTHGWPGSIVEFARVAGPLTDPRAHGGDPADAFHLVLPSIPGFGLSGPTAEPGWEYRRVAAAFAELMERLGYQRFGAQGGDWGAAISRELGRIQPDRVIGVHLNLLPGSAAAEEPTDDELAPLSPAERARTLASWERNRRWARDRQGYADIQSTRPQTLAYGLTDSPVGQLAWIAEKFKEWTDSRDRPEDAVDRDQLLTNVMLYWLTGTAGSSARIYYERAHADYWGAPPEPSTTPTALADFPQENFVPLRHIAERTNNIVQWTEHDRGGHFAAMEQPGPLVDDISTFFRKLPRDPATG
- a CDS encoding FAD-binding and (Fe-S)-binding domain-containing protein; translated protein: MGEHRDGRQDGRADGLSSSELERALRRQGVRGDIEFGVTARSLVTMDASNYRRVPLGVVAPRDADDVSAVLDVCRAHGAPVVPRGGGTSIAGQATGTGVVLDFTRHMRAIVSLDAQARTAVVQPGVILDELRAAAGAYGLTFGPDPSTHGRCTLGGMIGNNACGSHSVAWGTTAANVTALTTAAYQGGTHRLGQGWQGAPPGLRELVGSHLALLRTGYPAGLPRRISGYAIDALLPENGTDLARAFCGSEGTLGVLTEATVRLVDAPRARALALLGYAHEGDAADAAAGLLPHHPLTVEGMAADLVREPAGLPRGGAWLFAETGGADRAEARARAGEIARAAGALDALVIDDPAAQRVLWRIREDASGTATRSMDGSEAWPGWEDCAVPPARLGAYLREFRVLLAEHGLRGTPYGHFGDGCIHVRIDFDLLTPGGVARFRTFSEELAALVVAHGGSLSGEHGDGQARAELLPKMYGNELVSLFGQFKDVWDPAGGMNPGVLARPHRLDENLRFAVLPPKPVDVEFGYPHDKGDFSAAVRRCVGVAKCRTETPSGADVMCPSFRATGDEQHSTRGRARLLHEMLAGEVVTDGWRSEEVREALDLCLSCKGCRSDCPVGVDMATYKAEFLYHHYSGRRRPAAHYAMGRLPRWLRAAAPYARAVNALAGVGPLASLAKRLGGIAPERTIPALAPQTFRRWFGTRVQPPARVVLWPDTFTDHLSPQVGRAAVRVLESAGLGIALPPDGVCCALTYVTTGQLDQARTVLRRTLDRVEPLLEADLPVVVLEPSCAAALRTDLPELLGDDPRAHRLAASVRTFAQALEEEAPQWRPPVLNREVAGQTHCHQHAVLGDAAERRLRDKAGLTGELSGGCCGLAGNFGFERGHGHYEVSVACADEQLLPSVRAAGPGTEILADGFSCRTQLEQLAGLGGRPGRHLAEVLAEALGEGPAQGPYAAGAPAAGEERADGSGQEP
- a CDS encoding flavin reductase family protein; this translates as MLTTASRDPAPDTARFRAVLGHFPSGVTAITSRDPQGRPVGMAVASFTSVSLAPPLVAFLPGKASSTFPVIAERGTFCVNVLAADQERVCRALSVSGGDKFAEVHWRPGAHGDPVIDGAVAWIDCTIEAVHDAGDHHIVIGRVNDLDADDTASPLLFFRSRYDRLAA
- a CDS encoding MarR family winged helix-turn-helix transcriptional regulator, translating into MTSALPYINPFDDGRSPTGAVAGMDEASSMIDAAFRFERAVTRIGNTRLRPWKMTLSSYTALRILANQPHLSLAQLSRRCHARPQTMTRMVTQLVNRGFVARDAHPESERAISLQVTDVGLAALDEMNNEVLKISETLNATLGQEDIVTTDGRLRQAALVVENELRDMGRAEE
- a CDS encoding ATP-binding protein produces the protein MTERPPLRPTALALLISVIASGLLCVWAVAAAPDHIRTPLAWCSAGAAVLFSAAVATTVHAVTYAGRTSRALRARIDQLTGENSQFGARTARLTAEYEARITQLTATHEAREAELIGQREATAAGLTGEYNARTAQLNARISRAESARSAALSAASNAAGRMQALATGMLADLREMEHRHTDEDVLTDLLHLDHRTAQAGRLADSIAVLAGARSGRRWAKPIVMESILRGAMGRIAGYQRVRLHSTSEIAIAGHAAEGIMHALAELLDNAANFSPPTAEVHVYVEEVPAGVIVTIEDSGLVMSDVQLRRAERAVTAETTQQTDLAGLSGTRLGLAVVGRLARKHGLTVSFRPSARGGTGVLVLLPHELITRTPRPSVPAPLATPAQHTRPAAALSPSATEALLTRRTAEAAQAAGTPRTAEAAPGPLPVRTPAPAPLPTRTPAPAPASASEPDTTTASPEPEPDHSTPELGASGLPQRRRGQTMAAAHPDGTIPGSSKPVDPTSSTTSAARFSTFRQAVRGDSPNPEGSSS
- a CDS encoding EamA family transporter encodes the protein MDPIAPADAKALDAALTDPSATTNAVPVTAGGFGGPRADGATGLRGRLGPLGLVLAGGISVQFGAAVAVWLMPRAGALGVVSLRLTVAAIVMLIVCRPRVRGLSRTDWGTVLVFGIAMAGMNGLFYQAADRIPLGAAVTLEVLGPLALSVIASRRLVNLLWAGLALCGVVLLSGGGFGGLNLVGVAFALAAGGMWAAYIIFSARTGARFPRADGLALAMTVGALLMLPLGIADAGSKLLVPSTLGLGAAVAVLSSVLPYTLELLALRRLPASTFAVLMSLEPAIAATTGFLVLHQALSGVDALAIALVIVASMGAVRTQITGK
- a CDS encoding TIGR03084 family metal-binding protein, with translation MDYGVPHELLDDLAAEYGSLRALVPSGTDLGRPTPAVGWDVGASLSHLIGCDLLAREAVDAPAEFLRARPATDVGLAELIEHHIAARRDLPAERLQQEWADAFVALLTAFRSSRREQRVPWFGPPMSPATLATARLMEYWAHGQDFADALRIVRRPTDRVRHVCHLGFTTFAFSFANRGLPVPPSPPRVELRLPSGRSWARGPEGADAFVTGDALDFALVVTRRRHRLDTSVNCRGEVAEQWLAIAQCFAGPPRPGRPPSEVAH